One genomic region from Cygnus atratus isolate AKBS03 ecotype Queensland, Australia chromosome 18, CAtr_DNAZoo_HiC_assembly, whole genome shotgun sequence encodes:
- the CCDC42 gene encoding coiled-coil domain-containing protein 42, whose amino-acid sequence MQAAVVLLFRVKLKDPTATYGGKSPSLLQQAHEAGCAGTPFLVAHPAGSRALLGTTSSSSPWGRRKLRLTEEDSLSPFICLQEKKKQAQQMQKTLEEKEEAFRERMEAIACRWRDLQIKEAQLKAYMKKSGRVLQENDKLRIQALKKASREREMKMQKQSELLRAKKELEALKNKHQKLSDRVQKYSIFSKYLEDVVKASHFEEIQTVIWRYKTLVRMRKDLLQAERGRREASEQAKELLAQYIEEKDEEILQYNNELAQLKLRFDEAHSDVLTWESCWAHIQNIATQRTLELGTIRMAILNLFQCISKQMKRSLNVPVDDNHMQLDMVQQFIQDLTDISMEVKRKDIQKHQQAAKATEL is encoded by the exons ATGCAAGCAGCTGTAGTGCTGCTCTTCAGAGTGAAGCTCAAGGATCCCACAGCCACCTATGGGGGAAA ATCACCGTCACTTCTGCAGCAAGCGCATGAAGCTGGGTGTGCTGGGACTCCCTTCCTGGTTGCTCACCCTGCGGGGTCCCGTGCTCTGCTGGGGACCACGAGCTCCTCCAGTccgtggggcaggag GAAACTCAGACTGACGGAGGAGGACTCTCTGAGTCCATTTATCTGCCTCcaggagaagaagaaacaagCCCAACAGATGCAAAAGActctggaggagaaggaggag GCCTTCAGGGAGAGGATGGAAGCCATCGCCTGCCGGTGGAGGGACCTGCAGATCAAGGAGGCTCAGCTCAAAGCTTACATGAAGAAATCTGGGAGGGTCCTACAG GAAAATGATAAACTGCGAATCCAAGCTCTAAAGAAAGccagcagggaaagagagatGAAGATGCAAAAGCAGAGTGAGCTTTTGAGAGCTAAGAAGGAACTGGAAGCCCTGAAAAATAAGCACCAGAAACTCAGCGACAGAGTGCAGAAGTACTCCATCTTCAGCAAGTACCTGGAGGACGTGGTGAAGGCCTCGCAC TTTGAGGAGATCCAGACAGTCATTTGGCGCTACAAGACGCTGGTGAGAATGCGCAAAgacctgctgcaggcagaacGGGGGCGCAGGGAAGCATCTGAGCAAGccaaggagctcctggcccaGTACATtgaagagaaagatgaagagaTCCTGCAGTACAACAACGAGCTGGCTCAGCTCAAACTGCGCTTTGATGAGGCTCACAGTGATGTCCTCACCTGG GAGTCTTGCTGGGCCCACATCCAGAACATAGCTACCCAGAGAACCCTGGAGCTGGGGACCATCAGGATGGCCATCctcaacctcttccagtgcatTAGCAAGCAGATGAAAAGAAGCCTGAACGTGCCAGTGGATGACAACCACATGCAGCTGGACATG GTTCAGCAGTTTATCCAAGACCTCACAGACATCTCTATGGAGGTGAAAAGGAAGGACATACAGAAACACCAACAAGCAGCTAAGGCTACAGAACTATAA